The proteins below come from a single uncultured Desulfovibrio sp. genomic window:
- a CDS encoding UvrD-helicase domain-containing protein: MTFIADLHIHSRFSRATSKQLNPRHLAAWARCKGIHVLGTGDFTHPQWRQELRDMLVRDDTSGLYRLKDAPEALDFLGGAVPGQGDGPLFLLQTEISSIYKRHGRVRKVHNLVFVPTLEDADRLSARLENIGNLHSDGRPILGLDSRDLLELCLDVCPRAVLVPAHVWTPWFALFGSKSGFDRLEDCFDDLSSHIFALETGLSSDPAMNRLVSRLDGYALISNSDAHSGANLGREANLFDGQPGYDALFAALRATARREPQDGLDCRFLGTLEFYPEEGKYHLDGHRACQVVMEPREALACNNICPVCGKPLTIGVLHRVWELADRETPPELPREPRPRPLIPLPEVVGELLGAGASSRRVQERYARLLTELGPDLDILCRLPEDAIRQHWDLLGEAVSRMRRGQVFRQGGYDGEYGVVRVFSPDEAEQIHGRNPRGTSRRGRPSRQNLSLLPERPTTTEAAPTAQPSAAGTPATEGTAALRAFRQAHDAQPAPRQAPDLPGLSEEQEAALRAGPEPVLVLAGPGAGKTRVLIGRLQHLMAQGLDPASLLAVTFTRRAASELRQRLRESCGQQTALPACDTLHALAWEMVRQAEPQAVLLTEQAARELFRQENPHLSAAEAQAREAAYSLWREQEVHGRALPPDADELPLLGPSPHVWLADARRYTRRKQQHQPRLYDYADLLDALLRHARTHEGQYRHVLVDEIQDLSPKQLAVVQALLPGDGCGFFGIGDPDQAIYGFRGVSGQSEASVRRLWPALQVFRLGRSYRAGQPILDSARRLLQDQGQCGPLTAAQPLPTVLHLFAAPDAAAEARWVARRVGHLLGATAHSLLDQQKNDEQTPLDGTLTPGDIAVLVRVRAQIPLLRQALEAQGIPCSAPSGEHVTDSPFCRGLLLAAARICGLADMLPPSWAEETAADPRMQDMSWLEEHLTSAPGTPLPPEALGRQLSRCLHRSATQDALEWHSPSWRTLLRLWQEQQHWPDVLQALVWEDEAERLRARAEQVQIMTLHASKGLEFRAVFLPGLEDGLLPLRRNLLTGQPEQHDSQVLHQQEEEERRLLYVGITRASQAVFASHCARRQLYGHQLSLAPSPFVALLRDYFRQSTLRRHVKTTQQHLSLLS; this comes from the coding sequence ATGACCTTTATTGCCGACCTGCACATCCACTCCCGCTTTTCCCGAGCCACCAGCAAGCAGCTGAATCCGCGCCATCTGGCGGCCTGGGCGCGCTGCAAGGGCATTCATGTGCTGGGAACCGGCGACTTCACACATCCCCAGTGGCGTCAGGAACTGCGGGACATGCTGGTGCGCGACGACACCAGCGGCCTGTACCGCCTGAAGGACGCGCCCGAAGCCCTGGATTTTCTGGGCGGCGCCGTTCCCGGACAGGGTGACGGACCGCTCTTTCTGCTGCAAACGGAAATCAGCTCCATTTACAAACGGCATGGCCGGGTACGCAAGGTGCACAACCTTGTCTTTGTGCCCACGCTGGAAGATGCCGACCGCCTGTCCGCCCGGCTGGAGAACATCGGCAATCTGCATTCCGACGGCCGGCCCATTCTGGGACTGGACTCGCGCGATCTGCTGGAGCTCTGCCTGGATGTCTGCCCGCGCGCCGTCCTGGTGCCGGCTCATGTCTGGACGCCGTGGTTTGCCCTGTTCGGCTCCAAATCCGGCTTTGACCGGCTGGAAGACTGCTTTGACGATCTTTCCTCCCACATCTTTGCCCTGGAAACGGGTCTTTCCTCTGACCCGGCCATGAACCGCCTGGTCAGCCGCCTGGACGGCTATGCCCTCATCTCCAATTCCGATGCCCATTCCGGGGCCAATCTGGGGCGGGAGGCCAATCTCTTTGACGGGCAGCCCGGCTATGACGCCCTGTTCGCGGCCCTGCGCGCCACGGCCAGACGTGAGCCGCAGGACGGGCTGGACTGCCGCTTTCTGGGAACACTGGAATTCTATCCCGAAGAAGGCAAGTATCATCTGGACGGACACCGTGCCTGCCAGGTGGTCATGGAACCGCGCGAGGCCCTGGCCTGCAACAATATCTGCCCGGTCTGCGGCAAGCCCCTGACCATCGGCGTGCTGCACCGCGTCTGGGAACTGGCGGACCGGGAAACGCCCCCCGAGCTGCCCCGTGAACCGCGCCCCCGCCCGCTCATTCCCCTGCCGGAAGTGGTGGGCGAGCTGCTGGGCGCCGGTGCGTCCTCCCGCCGGGTGCAGGAACGCTATGCCCGCCTGCTCACGGAGCTGGGGCCGGACCTGGACATTCTCTGCCGCCTGCCCGAAGACGCCATACGCCAGCACTGGGACCTGCTGGGCGAAGCCGTGTCCCGCATGCGGCGCGGCCAGGTTTTCCGCCAGGGCGGCTATGACGGTGAATACGGCGTCGTCCGCGTTTTTTCCCCGGACGAGGCCGAACAGATTCACGGCAGAAATCCGCGCGGAACGTCCCGCCGGGGCCGTCCTTCCCGGCAGAATCTTTCCCTGCTGCCAGAACGGCCGACCACCACGGAGGCCGCTCCGACAGCACAGCCCTCAGCGGCAGGCACGCCAGCCACGGAGGGCACGGCGGCCCTGCGGGCCTTCAGGCAGGCCCATGACGCCCAGCCGGCGCCCCGGCAGGCGCCGGACCTGCCCGGCCTTTCCGAAGAACAGGAAGCCGCCCTGCGCGCCGGGCCGGAACCGGTTCTGGTCCTTGCCGGTCCGGGGGCAGGCAAGACGCGCGTGCTCATCGGCCGCCTGCAGCATCTCATGGCCCAGGGCCTGGACCCTGCCAGCCTGCTGGCCGTGACCTTCACCCGCCGGGCCGCCAGCGAGCTGCGCCAGCGCCTGCGGGAAAGCTGCGGGCAGCAGACGGCCCTGCCTGCCTGCGATACCCTGCACGCCCTGGCCTGGGAGATGGTGCGTCAGGCAGAGCCGCAGGCCGTTCTGCTCACGGAACAGGCGGCCCGCGAGCTGTTCCGGCAGGAAAATCCCCACCTCTCCGCGGCCGAGGCCCAGGCGCGGGAAGCCGCCTACAGCCTGTGGCGCGAACAGGAAGTGCACGGGCGCGCCCTGCCCCCCGATGCCGACGAACTGCCCCTGCTGGGGCCGTCGCCCCATGTCTGGCTGGCCGATGCCCGGCGCTATACCAGGCGCAAGCAGCAGCATCAGCCCCGCCTCTATGACTATGCGGACCTGCTGGATGCCCTGCTGCGGCATGCCCGTACCCATGAAGGCCAGTACCGCCACGTGCTGGTGGATGAAATTCAGGACCTTTCCCCCAAGCAGCTGGCCGTGGTGCAGGCCCTGCTGCCCGGAGACGGCTGCGGCTTTTTCGGCATCGGCGATCCGGATCAGGCCATCTACGGCTTTCGCGGGGTGTCCGGGCAGAGTGAAGCCAGTGTGCGCCGGCTCTGGCCGGCCCTTCAGGTCTTTCGTCTGGGGCGCAGCTACCGCGCCGGCCAGCCCATTCTGGACTCTGCCCGCCGCCTGTTGCAGGACCAGGGCCAGTGCGGCCCGCTCACGGCGGCGCAGCCTCTGCCCACGGTCCTGCACCTTTTTGCCGCCCCGGATGCCGCAGCCGAGGCGCGCTGGGTGGCCCGCCGGGTGGGGCATCTGCTGGGGGCCACGGCCCACAGCCTGCTGGACCAGCAGAAAAACGACGAACAGACCCCCCTGGACGGCACCCTGACACCGGGCGACATTGCCGTCCTGGTGCGGGTACGGGCACAGATTCCCCTGCTGCGTCAGGCCCTGGAAGCCCAGGGCATTCCCTGTAGTGCGCCTTCCGGCGAACATGTGACCGACAGCCCCTTCTGCCGCGGCCTTCTGCTGGCCGCAGCCCGCATCTGCGGCCTGGCGGACATGCTGCCCCCCTCCTGGGCGGAAGAAACGGCCGCCGACCCCCGGATGCAGGATATGTCGTGGCTGGAAGAGCACCTGACCAGCGCCCCCGGTACGCCGCTGCCCCCCGAGGCCCTGGGCAGGCAGCTGTCCCGCTGTCTGCACCGCTCCGCCACGCAGGATGCACTGGAATGGCACAGTCCGTCCTGGCGCACCCTGTTGCGCCTGTGGCAGGAACAGCAGCACTGGCCCGACGTTCTCCAGGCGCTGGTCTGGGAAGACGAGGCCGAGCGCCTGCGCGCCCGCGCCGAACAGGTGCAGATCATGACGCTGCATGCGTCCAAGGGGCTGGAATTCCGCGCCGTCTTTCTGCCCGGTCTGGAAGACGGCCTGCTGCCCCTGCGCCGAAACCTGCTCACCGGGCAGCCGGAACAACACGACAGCCAGGTCCTGCACCAGCAGGAAGAGGAAGAACGCCGCCTGCTCTACGTGGGAATTACGCGGGCCTCGCAGGCGGTCTTTGCCAGCCATTGCGCCCGGCGTCAGCTCTACGGCCACCAGCTGAGCCTGGCCCCCTCCCCCTTTGTGGCACTGCTGCGGGACTATTTCCGCCAGTCCACCCTGCGCCGGCACGTCAAAACCACGCAGCAGCACCTTTCCCTGCTGTCCTGA
- a CDS encoding methyltransferase domain-containing protein yields MDASSLHARARFPAGLEQPPGSYRFGSDALLLGAWAARCLPPAQYPQELDVADLGCGCGAALFALLLHPLAVRRKLRATGLEQQPALVDAATRNARALGLDACRFRQGDLRDNTFVRGIVQGSAPGRHLVLCNPPYGLTGHGRATSSGLRRQALQQDQGSLPAFCRAGAALLRHHGRFLAIFPAAHMARLLLALQDARLGLRQLLPVQARAHEPALRLLVEASKDAAPDCRLLPPLCLHAHHGEHTTWSREALDFCPWLAGSRNPADRG; encoded by the coding sequence ATGGACGCTTCTTCTCTCCACGCACGCGCCCGCTTTCCCGCTGGTCTGGAACAGCCGCCGGGGAGCTATCGCTTCGGCAGCGATGCCCTGCTGCTGGGGGCCTGGGCAGCCCGCTGCCTGCCGCCGGCGCAGTACCCGCAGGAACTTGACGTGGCCGATCTGGGCTGCGGCTGCGGGGCAGCCCTCTTTGCCCTGCTGCTGCACCCCCTTGCTGTCCGCCGGAAGCTGCGGGCCACGGGCCTGGAACAGCAGCCCGCCCTTGTGGACGCCGCCACGCGCAATGCCCGTGCCCTGGGGCTGGACGCCTGCCGCTTCCGTCAGGGAGACCTGAGGGACAACACCTTTGTGCGCGGCATCGTGCAGGGCAGTGCCCCGGGCCGGCACCTGGTGCTCTGCAATCCGCCCTACGGCCTCACGGGGCACGGCCGGGCAACGTCCAGCGGCCTGCGGCGCCAGGCCCTGCAACAGGATCAGGGCAGTCTGCCGGCCTTCTGCCGGGCGGGAGCAGCCCTGCTGCGGCACCATGGCCGCTTTCTGGCCATATTTCCCGCCGCCCACATGGCCCGCCTGCTGCTGGCCCTGCAGGATGCCCGCCTGGGGCTGCGCCAGCTGCTGCCCGTACAGGCCAGAGCGCACGAACCGGCCCTGCGCCTGCTGGTGGAAGCCAGCAAGGATGCCGCCCCTGACTGCCGCCTGCTGCCGCCGCTCTGCCTGCATGCGCACCACGGAGAACACACGACCTGGAGCCGGGAAGCCCTGGACTTCTGCCCCTGGCTGGCCGGCAGCCGGAATCCTGCCGACAGGGGGTGA
- a CDS encoding AAA family ATPase — MSRIIAIANQKGGVGKTTTAINLAAALAVMEKRVLLVDCDPQANSTSGCGIEQESLEQDLYSTFYTPEKTRQSICQTRTPFLDMLPASTNLVAVELELVERMAREYYLDDCLKTVSDSYEYVILDCPPSLGLLTLNALCAAKELLIPLQCEFFALEGIVKLLQTFEQVKKRLNPGLQLLGVVLTMYDSRNRLARDVRDEVRRCFPDHLFETVVPRNVRLSEAPSHGKSIIHYDVKSKGAEAYLSLAKEVVLRKPSRKASVIQ; from the coding sequence GTGAGCAGAATTATCGCCATTGCCAACCAGAAAGGCGGCGTCGGCAAGACAACCACGGCCATAAACCTGGCGGCGGCCCTGGCTGTCATGGAAAAACGCGTGCTGCTGGTGGACTGCGATCCGCAGGCCAATTCCACCAGCGGTTGCGGCATCGAGCAGGAAAGCCTGGAGCAGGACCTCTACTCCACCTTCTATACGCCGGAAAAAACCCGGCAGAGCATCTGCCAGACGCGCACGCCCTTTCTGGACATGCTGCCCGCCAGCACCAACCTGGTGGCGGTGGAACTGGAACTGGTGGAACGCATGGCCCGTGAATACTACCTGGATGACTGCCTCAAGACCGTGAGCGACAGCTATGAATATGTGATTCTGGACTGCCCGCCCTCCCTGGGACTGCTCACCCTCAATGCCCTGTGCGCGGCCAAAGAACTGCTCATTCCCTTGCAGTGCGAATTCTTTGCCCTTGAAGGCATTGTCAAGCTGCTGCAAACCTTTGAGCAGGTCAAGAAGCGTCTGAATCCCGGCCTTCAGCTGCTGGGCGTGGTCCTGACCATGTACGATTCGCGCAACCGCCTGGCCCGCGATGTGCGGGACGAGGTGCGCCGCTGCTTTCCCGACCATCTTTTTGAAACCGTGGTTCCCCGCAATGTGCGCCTGTCCGAGGCGCCCAGCCACGGCAAGTCCATCATCCACTATGACGTAAAATCCAAGGGGGCAGAAGCCTATCTCAGCCTGGCCAAGGAAGTGGTCCTCAGAAAGCCCTCCCGCAAGGCATCTGTCATCCAGTAG
- a CDS encoding thioredoxin domain-containing protein — protein MRCGKTLLMGCAVALLLSLPQCPQAAIPVTDANLRAMLEKVLRENPDLVLDVLRQNSETVLDIAQQGSNLRRKHALQQQWQKDMTVPKSVRCEDRPLLGRADAPVRIVAFSDFTCHFCQKASETLSRLMAQYGDKVCLIFKSLPQDKDGPSATAASYFVALAQQDQAKAWKFYGILFANRDKVITEGNDFIRSAARSVEADMRRLDRDRNSRKVRDIIREDLEDAEKLGVDGTPHFLVNDLVVRGALPDDLFRAAIDTALKPQAAPSSR, from the coding sequence ATGCGTTGTGGAAAAACATTGCTCATGGGCTGCGCGGTGGCATTGCTGCTGTCGCTGCCCCAGTGCCCGCAGGCCGCCATTCCGGTGACGGATGCCAACCTGCGCGCCATGCTGGAAAAGGTTCTGCGGGAAAATCCCGATCTGGTGCTGGATGTGCTGCGACAGAACAGCGAAACCGTTCTGGACATTGCGCAGCAGGGGTCCAACCTGCGGCGCAAGCATGCCCTGCAACAGCAGTGGCAGAAGGACATGACCGTGCCCAAGAGTGTGCGCTGCGAGGATCGCCCGCTGCTGGGCAGGGCCGATGCCCCGGTGCGCATTGTGGCCTTTTCGGACTTTACCTGCCATTTCTGTCAGAAAGCGTCGGAGACCCTTTCCCGGCTCATGGCACAGTATGGTGACAAGGTGTGTCTGATCTTCAAATCTCTGCCGCAGGACAAGGACGGCCCCAGCGCCACGGCGGCCAGCTATTTCGTGGCTCTGGCCCAGCAGGACCAGGCCAAGGCCTGGAAGTTCTACGGCATACTCTTTGCCAATCGCGACAAGGTGATTACCGAAGGCAATGACTTTATCCGCAGTGCGGCCCGCAGCGTGGAGGCGGACATGCGCCGCCTTGACCGGGACCGCAACAGCCGGAAGGTGCGCGACATTATCCGCGAGGACCTGGAAGATGCCGAAAAGCTGGGTGTGGACGGCACGCCTCATTTTCTGGTCAATGATCTGGTGGTGCGGGGAGCGCTGCCCGATGATCTGTTCCGCGCAGCCATTGATACGGCGCTGAAGCCGCAGGCGGCGCCAAGCTCCCGGTAA
- a CDS encoding DUF116 domain-containing protein, whose translation MALLRKSPFSLPASQYGGARKRVFIGMMLASCLAVCLCIAFFIILPWSGLGQTSWLSAAIRGLGWGLVIVICWMCLTLVFHIYTGRLLPGLRNIRQVIIRFFFPLMEMLTRLMRVDKPLLRRSFIKVNNELVLADRRPVGPDELLLLMPHCIQRSLCPHRLSYHVDHCRRCGLCPVGGLLALRDAYGVHLAIATGGTLARRIVVRSKPRFIIAVACERDLTSGIQDCYPLPVFGILNERPNGPCLDTFVPLDKVEEAIRLFLNTPASQPLVINGPPHPVILPAAAHAGQQPAS comes from the coding sequence ATGGCCCTTTTACGAAAATCTCCCTTTTCCCTGCCGGCATCGCAATATGGCGGAGCGCGCAAGCGGGTCTTCATCGGCATGATGCTGGCCTCCTGTCTGGCGGTCTGCCTGTGCATCGCCTTTTTCATCATTCTGCCATGGTCCGGCCTGGGGCAAACCAGCTGGCTGTCTGCTGCCATTCGCGGTCTGGGCTGGGGGCTGGTCATTGTCATCTGCTGGATGTGCCTCACACTGGTGTTTCACATCTACACAGGGCGGCTGCTGCCCGGTCTGCGCAATATCCGGCAGGTCATCATCCGCTTTTTCTTTCCGCTCATGGAAATGCTCACCCGGCTCATGCGGGTGGACAAGCCCCTGTTGCGCCGTTCCTTCATCAAGGTCAATAACGAACTGGTCCTTGCCGACCGCCGGCCCGTGGGGCCGGACGAACTGCTGCTGCTCATGCCGCACTGCATACAGCGCAGCCTGTGCCCGCATCGCCTGAGCTATCATGTGGATCATTGCCGCCGCTGCGGCCTGTGTCCCGTGGGCGGCCTGCTGGCCCTGCGGGATGCCTATGGCGTGCACCTGGCCATTGCCACGGGCGGTACCCTTGCCCGGCGCATTGTCGTCCGCAGCAAACCACGATTCATTATTGCCGTGGCCTGCGAGCGGGACCTGACCTCCGGCATCCAGGATTGCTATCCGCTGCCGGTCTTCGGCATTCTCAATGAACGGCCCAATGGTCCCTGCCTGGATACCTTTGTTCCCCTGGACAAGGTGGAGGAGGCCATCCGCCTCTTTCTCAACACGCCGGCCTCCCAGCCCCTGGTCATCAACGGGCCACCGCACCCTGTCATACTGCCGGCAGCGGCGCATGCCGGGCAGCAGCCCGCTTCATAA
- the fmt gene encoding methionyl-tRNA formyltransferase gives MPEAQACRIVFMGTPELAAVVLRRLLGWPRGQVVAVYTQPDRPAGRGHRLRPSPVKELALAEGLPVVQPLNFRSEAAVQALAALRPDVLVVAAYGLILPQAVLDIPRLAPVNVHTSLLPRYRGAAPIQRAIMENWQDDAESGVSIMRMEAGLDTGPVYAQRRIPLAGQTAGSLHDALADLGAEALLEVLGDLLDGRAVPQAQDERLASYAAKVFKEDGYVDWDAPLAQVHARIRGVTPFPGARTELEAACLDAPLVLQLQPGEGEAFAPGEAPACGSVRRDRRGLSIACRDGWYRLTRLRPPARQEMEAVALCNGMLRQAEQGIFGMARKPQAQ, from the coding sequence ATGCCTGAAGCGCAAGCATGCCGAATAGTCTTCATGGGCACGCCGGAGCTGGCAGCCGTGGTGCTGCGCCGGCTGCTGGGCTGGCCCCGCGGGCAGGTGGTGGCCGTCTATACCCAGCCGGACAGACCGGCTGGCCGGGGGCACAGGCTGCGGCCCAGCCCGGTGAAGGAACTGGCCCTGGCGGAAGGGCTGCCCGTGGTGCAGCCGCTCAATTTTCGCAGCGAGGCGGCGGTGCAGGCACTGGCCGCCCTGCGGCCCGATGTGCTCGTGGTGGCGGCCTATGGCCTTATTTTGCCGCAGGCCGTGCTGGACATTCCCCGTCTGGCGCCTGTCAATGTGCATACCTCGCTGCTGCCGCGTTACCGGGGGGCTGCGCCCATTCAGCGGGCCATCATGGAAAACTGGCAGGACGACGCGGAAAGCGGCGTTTCCATCATGCGCATGGAAGCCGGCCTGGACACGGGGCCGGTCTATGCCCAGCGGCGTATTCCCCTGGCCGGACAGACGGCGGGCAGTCTGCACGATGCGCTGGCTGATCTGGGGGCCGAGGCGCTGCTGGAGGTGCTTGGCGACCTGCTGGACGGCAGGGCCGTGCCCCAGGCACAGGATGAGCGCCTGGCCAGCTATGCGGCCAAGGTTTTCAAGGAAGACGGCTATGTGGACTGGGATGCCCCCCTGGCCCAGGTGCATGCCCGCATTCGCGGGGTGACGCCCTTTCCCGGGGCGCGTACGGAGCTGGAGGCTGCCTGCCTGGACGCTCCCCTGGTTCTGCAATTGCAGCCGGGAGAGGGAGAGGCCTTTGCCCCGGGCGAAGCTCCGGCCTGCGGCAGCGTGCGCCGTGACCGCCGGGGCCTGAGCATCGCCTGCCGTGACGGCTGGTACAGGCTGACGCGCCTGCGTCCGCCTGCCCGGCAGGAAATGGAGGCCGTGGCCCTGTGCAACGGCATGCTGCGTCAGGCGGAGCAGGGCATCTTCGGCATGGCCCGCAAGCCGCAGGCGCAGTAG
- a CDS encoding ParB/RepB/Spo0J family partition protein: MNKGLGRGLNALFGDTPPRAASPAGDVPPTHLPLSSIIPNPDQPRHVFDPQALQELADSIKRQGVLQPLLVRPWQDSYQLVAGERRWRAARMAGLHQVPVIIRTMDDKEVMAIALIENLQREDLNPMEEARALARLQEALGLTQDGLATRLGKSRPAIANAMRLMRLSLAAQDDVEQGRMSAGHARCLLSLESDAAAAETLRLRIIEHSLTVRDTEDAVAFWRTHGRFPWDGESPAAPEASPTAQPAPARQPAPGKRKKDPLLRSLQEVLSRELSCKTRVSGNLESGRLTISYTSPDELRQLLQRLNCTWEE; encoded by the coding sequence ATGAACAAAGGTCTTGGCCGCGGCCTCAACGCCCTTTTTGGCGATACCCCGCCCCGCGCCGCAAGCCCGGCCGGGGATGTTCCCCCTACGCACCTGCCCCTGTCGTCCATCATTCCCAATCCCGACCAGCCCCGCCATGTCTTTGACCCGCAGGCCCTGCAGGAGCTGGCGGATTCCATCAAGCGGCAGGGCGTGCTGCAACCCCTTCTGGTCCGCCCCTGGCAGGACAGCTATCAGCTGGTGGCCGGGGAACGACGCTGGCGGGCCGCCCGCATGGCGGGCCTGCATCAGGTGCCGGTGATCATCCGCACGATGGATGACAAAGAGGTGATGGCCATTGCCCTCATTGAAAATCTGCAACGCGAGGACCTCAATCCCATGGAGGAGGCCCGCGCCCTGGCCCGCTTGCAGGAAGCCCTGGGTCTTACCCAGGATGGCCTGGCCACCCGCCTGGGCAAGAGCCGGCCGGCCATTGCCAATGCCATGCGCCTTATGCGGCTGAGCCTGGCCGCACAGGATGATGTGGAACAGGGCCGCATGAGTGCCGGGCATGCCCGTTGCCTGCTTTCCCTGGAAAGTGATGCCGCCGCGGCCGAGACCCTGCGCCTGCGCATCATCGAGCACAGCCTCACCGTGCGCGACACGGAAGATGCCGTAGCCTTCTGGCGGACGCATGGCCGCTTTCCCTGGGACGGGGAAAGCCCTGCGGCCCCGGAGGCCAGCCCGACGGCGCAGCCTGCCCCCGCCCGGCAGCCCGCTCCCGGCAAGCGCAAGAAGGACCCGCTGCTGCGTTCGCTCCAGGAGGTTCTCAGCCGGGAACTGTCCTGCAAGACCCGCGTCAGCGGCAATCTGGAAAGCGGACGCCTGACCATTTCCTATACCAGCCCCGACGAGTTGCGGCAGCTTCTCCAGCGCCTCAACTGCACCTGGGAGGAATAG
- a CDS encoding C40 family peptidase, translating into MNWRIPFLLTASLLAACLLSACGGKAPSPEDDITPAQGQRVLKDAYSQVGKKYRYGGTTPSRGFDCSGLVYWAYRKNGLDMPRITREQARIGRGISRSQARPGDILVFRTGLTSLHTGLYAGKNTFIHSPRAGRRIEVESMDIPYWRRKLIGVRRVSR; encoded by the coding sequence ATGAACTGGCGCATTCCCTTTTTGTTGACAGCAAGTCTGCTGGCTGCCTGCCTGCTGTCTGCCTGCGGCGGCAAGGCGCCCTCTCCGGAAGACGACATCACGCCAGCCCAGGGGCAACGCGTGCTGAAGGATGCCTATTCGCAGGTGGGCAAAAAATACCGGTATGGCGGCACCACACCGTCCCGCGGCTTTGACTGTTCCGGCCTTGTCTACTGGGCCTATCGCAAGAACGGCCTGGACATGCCCCGCATCACCCGGGAACAGGCCCGCATTGGCCGTGGCATCAGCCGCAGCCAGGCCCGCCCGGGCGATATCCTGGTTTTTCGCACAGGGCTGACCAGCCTGCACACGGGCCTGTACGCCGGCAAGAATACCTTCATCCACAGCCCGCGCGCCGGCAGACGCATTGAAGTGGAAAGCATGGACATTCCCTACTGGCGCCGGAAACTCATCGGCGTGCGGCGGGTTTCTCGCTGA
- a CDS encoding transcription antitermination factor NusB yields MNVSCPKSLPSSLAETAALRALGTQPLALALRALCLLDRHFAAGCTVQAALQQLLGSLPHAAHAAQHRALTSELTYGTLRQERRLGSMLGRLVKRPQGLPLPLRRLLAVSAYGLFFLDRLPDHALLHTAVDMARALYGSRLAGLVNATLRSLQRLGDAPRDPAFYAGAPTDNFFARRPGQGSDACLAPALRQLARYYALPPHMALWLNEEAENDPQRREALFRRSAARPWSAWRVNAGHPQAAALRAALLEAGTAKETVAAVGRWGVAFAPGCQPENIGGKALSHWQEEGALAPQAAGSQIIMEKLGLFAWCDAGLPVWDACAGQGGKAVQLLEQGGRVRLCTDTSLSRLRQAGRHLALPGRVPPLLALADGRRPCVPASSWAGGILADVPCSGLGVLARRPDIRRRSVQEQQALFPLQRQIAGALLRCLAPGGELVYMTCTLHRQENEAVLEQLLRQAPFALDVVASWKTPWDHPWCEGMFGVRLRRV; encoded by the coding sequence ATGAACGTATCTTGCCCAAAGAGTTTACCGTCGTCTCTTGCCGAGACGGCTGCCCTGCGTGCGCTGGGGACGCAGCCCCTGGCGCTGGCTCTGCGCGCACTGTGCCTGCTGGACAGGCACTTTGCCGCCGGCTGCACGGTGCAGGCTGCCTTGCAGCAGCTGCTGGGCAGTCTTCCTCATGCGGCGCATGCGGCACAGCACCGGGCGCTGACCAGCGAACTGACCTATGGCACCCTGCGGCAGGAACGCCGCCTGGGCAGCATGCTCGGCCGGCTGGTGAAGAGGCCGCAGGGCCTGCCCCTGCCCCTGCGGCGTCTGCTGGCCGTGTCAGCCTATGGCTTGTTCTTTCTGGATCGCCTGCCGGATCATGCGCTGCTGCATACGGCGGTGGACATGGCCCGTGCTCTGTACGGCAGCAGGCTTGCCGGTCTGGTTAATGCCACGCTGCGTTCCCTGCAACGTCTGGGGGATGCCCCGCGGGACCCGGCCTTTTATGCCGGGGCGCCCACGGATAATTTTTTTGCCCGCAGGCCGGGACAGGGCAGCGATGCCTGCCTTGCTCCGGCGTTGCGTCAGCTGGCGCGCTATTACGCCCTGCCGCCGCACATGGCCCTGTGGCTGAATGAAGAGGCGGAGAATGACCCGCAGCGCCGGGAGGCCCTGTTCCGGCGCAGTGCGGCCCGCCCGTGGAGTGCCTGGCGGGTCAATGCCGGGCATCCGCAGGCCGCAGCCCTGCGGGCGGCCCTGCTGGAAGCCGGTACCGCCAAAGAAACGGTGGCGGCCGTGGGGCGCTGGGGCGTGGCCTTTGCGCCGGGCTGCCAGCCGGAGAACATCGGCGGCAAAGCCCTGTCGCACTGGCAGGAAGAGGGCGCCCTGGCCCCGCAGGCTGCCGGATCGCAGATCATCATGGAAAAGCTGGGGCTGTTTGCCTGGTGTGATGCCGGTCTGCCTGTCTGGGATGCCTGTGCCGGGCAGGGCGGCAAGGCCGTGCAACTTCTGGAGCAGGGGGGGAGGGTGCGCCTGTGTACGGATACGTCGCTGAGCCGCCTGCGTCAGGCCGGACGGCATCTTGCCCTGCCGGGGCGGGTTCCGCCGCTGCTGGCGCTGGCCGACGGACGCCGTCCCTGTGTGCCTGCGTCCTCCTGGGCCGGCGGCATTCTGGCGGATGTTCCCTGCAGCGGCCTGGGCGTGCTGGCCCGTCGTCCTGACATTCGCCGCCGTTCCGTGCAGGAACAGCAGGCGCTCTTTCCCCTGCAACGGCAGATAGCCGGCGCGCTGCTACGCTGCCTGGCTCCCGGCGGGGAGCTGGTCTACATGACCTGTACCCTGCACCGGCAGGAAAACGAGGCCGTGCTGGAACAGCTGCTGCGTCAGGCCCCGTTTGCTCTGGATGTGGTGGCCAGCTGGAAAACGCCCTGGGACCACCCGTGGTGCGAGGGCATGTTCGGCGTGCGCCTGCGGCGCGTCTGA